Within the Pygocentrus nattereri isolate fPygNat1 chromosome 28, fPygNat1.pri, whole genome shotgun sequence genome, the region TAGAAAATTgcattatttatacatttatacaccCCTTTATGATCAATGCTCCAAAAAAGCACAGACATGCaacatcacatcaaatcacCAACACAGTTAACTGCtgtagtcattttatttcaaatcatTGTTTCAATTCGTATTTTTAAATCACATTCTGTGGTCAACGGCATTATTTTGGTCTAATAATTAGAATTTAAAGTCAGAACTTTCAAATACTGAACAAATCATCAAAGTTTGGAAAAACAAGTTTTCGCATAAGCAAATTTTCGATACACAAATGAGCCAGTCTCTAACATTATACATTCTCATAAAAACCATGTCTGAACTCTATACTCCACTAGAAAGCAGTAAAGAACCTACTCTCACCTCGTTCTACAATGTGTGCTACGGCACATCTGATAGCATTTATCTGTTAACTGACAGGTTTAGTGGGCATGTTAAGCAaattgtgctggacactggccctccagaaCTGGAATTGTGCACCCCTGATGCAGACTGTCACTGCAACATACCACAAGCTGTCTGAAGTCCATGATGCTTTGCCACTGTGCTTGAAGGCTCCGCAGGGCCTCATGTCTCTCTTGGTTTTGCAGCTGCAGTTGAGCACACTGCTccctcacactgtctctcactgcaGCCTGCCTCACCGTCTGCACCTCCAGCTCAAACGCGTTcctgagacagacagcagaacaaAGCAAGGACAACTGTCACAAATAGAAATCCATGTTTCTACAGATGAGCCAGAAGCCATGAattattgtagtgtattcaattgaatatagtttgaaaaggattagcaaatcatcgtattctgtttttatttatatgatctacacaacgtcccaacttcattggaattggggttgtatttggcTTTGCTCTTGATAagggtatatatacacacacaaaattatacacacatatattaagtataagtgacccttattagtcaaacagtggggaaatttcacctcgcatttgacccatccatgcagtgaaacacaacatacatgctagtgaacacacacagtagggggcagtgactGCCTGGAGTGGCAGGCAGCCCTATCTGCTAGGTATGTGTGGTACAATGTTCATCAAATCACATACAAATTCATTTGGCTGAGCATTTTTTCTAAGTGTCCTCATGCAAAACAGTAATTATATAAAACAGTCCAACTACactataaacaaaacaaaaacgtaCAGGAGGCAGCCTGCTGCCTAGTTTTGATAGTTGACAGTGGTTTTCCCAAAAGATTATAAATGAGAGATGCTCAGAAAAGAGTGCAGGAAGCATACTGCATGCCCTTTTTTGGCACTTTCTATACTGTTTTGAAATGGATACACTTCCATGTCTTGGGTGGGGAGAGTGAACTGACCTAGCAATGGGTTCAGCGTCATCGTCCTGTCCAAGAATTCTTAGCTTTGCCTGCTTCGTGAGATCACCGAGTTCAACATGCAGCTGCCGAGCTCTGCTCCGTACCTCTGCCAGCTGCATATAACACTGCTCCACGTCCTCCCACgcagactacacacacacacacacacacacacacacacagaaaaaaaaaaaaaaaaaaactacatgaGTCAGTGCTAATAACACCCCCTTGGCAAATCTTAGACCCGCTAAATCTGAGAGAACTAGTGACTTGAACTACAAGACAGATTCATGTGGTATTTTGTATGGGGTCACTGCAATGATCCATGGGCCTCTTTCCACAATATCCTCTTAAGTGTTTTCTTAAATGTGATCTTGAGAAAGGTGCTAAGAAAAACCttatgtcagattcatgacgtgctcttgaaccacagaactgttcgcacctttgtgctcgagtgtgtgtagattctgttcttacctaagaacaaacccaaaataagaaaacattgtgaacagattttgttttataatgttaatgttttataaAAGATAATGTTTTATACCACATATCTTCTCTgctattatttaatatttttgtttgtttgttttatttttatgactgtggttctgttttatgttaattttatttaccTAATCTACATGTAAAGCATCTTGAAATTTTGGACTCAAAGTGAAAGGTgccaatgaaaaaaaagaacttaCTATTATGCTTACCATTTCTATTATTTCTATATAGTTATACTTTTATAATAACTGTTTGTATTTGATATCTAAATTGTTAGTATGCACCTGTAAGAGACAGCTGACCGGTGGCAAatcttcctcctcttccatcGTAACATCAAGCAGGTGATTACTCTCATATCGAAACCTAGAGGAGGTGGACATTTCGGAAGATTTCATGGAAGACAGTGATTCTCAGGGTGTTAAACATTAAGTTAAACGTAATGAATTTTAGGATGTCTTTGATGACACTTCTAAGACTACATTTGCAGTGATGACAAAttaacaaagtattaaaaaataataaatttttttATCCTTAAATCTAAGACCACATACATTTCAGACAATTTAACAATTGTCTgaatccaatccaatccaatctGTACGATTTTCAACAAGCCGAGACTGAAGATCCTACAAACTTGTTTACCCAAGAGCTGACACATCACGTTCCACATCCAAAGTAGCAGTCTTCTCCTCCAGGGCCGTCTGCTGTTTGGAGGCCAGAGTCTGCAGGGCTAACAGCACTTGATTTGGAGGGTGAAAACGCAGCAAACcctgaagggggaaaaaaaaaacaaaaaaaaaaaaccacaagtAGAGCTGAGTATTGTTACAGTTGTGTCCAAAATTTGTaagtaaacatattttaaaatgctgaattAAAAGAATTTAACTtaattgtggcctgtgcaaaacacatggtacattttatatttaatctttccacataaatagaaatgttgcattaaaatttgcagaaaaaacattaagtgtgttctctgtagagaatgttaaCCTATTTACACTTAAcctggggtgttcaaactttcgCATATGTCTGTATACATTTTTTGATATGAATGCTAACAAATATCTAGACCGTGATTTTTTTCCTAAGCTTTATTTCACATTGTAAACTAAAAAGGGGGCATGGCTTAAAGCAGAAATGAGTGTGACTTGCTGACAGTAATGTGCAAACAGACAGTAATTCAGCAAGTCAATCAGCAGCCTAGATTTTGGACCAAGCACTCTTATTGGCTCATAAATGCTGATAAGAAAATTTGGTTCTAAACGAAATTGAATGTTTTTGGATTTAGTAGTGGTGTGGTACTTCAATGTagtgagtatttatttattaaggtCAACCGTTTCAAACTCTAATCACCTGGGGACCACTGGTCAGCCAGTATTTTCCAAGGGTTCAGACGATATGCAGTCCCACAACATATACActcatttaaacacattttaatctaTGTTTATTAGCAGTTCTTCTGTCACCACAACACAcaattactactactgttaccATCATTAGTAGCAGTACAGGAAAGTATAAGTAGTGCATTCCTGCTTAACGTGAGTGAAGTTAACATGAGTGAAATGTTGGCAAAGCTGTTTATTCTGCCTTATCTACTGCTGTGTCATGAATGAATCCAGAAATGCAGATTTAACCATCAGTCCACATTAGATTAATAGttcattaaatttaaatattaacaattAAAAGTTATTGTTAGATGGGTCAGCCTCACTTAGTGCGCAGCGTTAGAGGAAGCGTTCGTGCTGTATCAGTTTTCTGTTTGAATGCTTCCTTGGTTTGCAGTGCTCTATTTTTGGTTTTAACATTGTAAGCAGTAATCAGTCTAATCTGATTTTATAGacgcaatttttttttatataaccctacattttgtacagtgtccttgagtgtcgagaaaggcgcttttaaattagatttattattattattattgtaataaagCACATCTACCTGCCACACGTAAATATTTAGCCACATACAAAAAATTTTTTACAGCTGGATTCAatgataaaatgtaaatgtgaaatataaaatTACCACGTGAAGCTGTGCAGTACTTTGAGATCTAATTTAGCTCCATGACTAATAAAAATTGTCAAATGCATTGGTCATCCAGTCATGCACCTGGACAGGCAACAGGCTGAAGTTTTAACATTGTCCAGCAATAAACACCCCATCATATCTCACCTCAACTGCACTGAGCCAGTGCTGATATGCTGCATTCCTCTGATCAGGAGTAAATCTGCATAGAATAAAATTGTaggataaacaaatatataggtactgaataagagagagaagaaaaaaattgcCTGTCTGAACCGAGCTCTTCTTactctgaagaggcagccttcAGCGCACTCTCCTGCAGAGTCTGGAAGAAGAGCACTCTCTCGCTGCACAGCTCGCGAACATCCCGCTGAAGGATGAAAGTCAAAGGAGCTCATTTCAGGACCTCATTTCAAAGCGTAGCTTATAGTcttaaaacatttacagttttaccAGATAATGTTTGAATTGAAATGCTTTTGTGATGAAAATGATGGATTatacaaatgaaaaaactaGTTGGTATCTGGTGGCTTCCATTCACAGTCACATGCTTCTTTaagaaacagcagaaataaaagtaaCAGTTCAGATGTCATAGCGGTCATGAAAGAGCAGAGCAGCGCTTACTAAAACCAGGGGCTCTGCAGCTGCGCCAGTGTTTCCGCTGTCAGACGATCCAAACACCAGCTTCACCTCCGCTTTCCTGCATAGATGAAAATTTCGCTCTGGTCTAGatcttttaaatttacatttatttcattttaacagaACAAGCAGATTCCTCCTCAGAGCTTTGGagaaaatgtgaacattttataCAAAGGAactaaaaagttattttaaagctGATTTGGCACTCTTGATACTCTTGATCAAAGTGAAGACAAATTTAGAAAACATTTCCTTCCAAATTTTGTACAAATACTATTTATTtgcaatatttaatatatacaatacacaatggggcaaaaaaaacctttaaagtAGGCCATATCTTTTGCAAATCAGCAGAAGTAAATTAGTAAATGATcggtttttatttcattcctgatgcttttcaacttttttttaatgcatggaAGACCAAACAGGACTGTACAGCGCTCAAATTAGTTATTGAAACACTATATGTAAAGATAAATGTTGCTGCACTCTTACATGACATTCTTCATACCGTTTCTTTAAAGTTTACTGAAAGACTTCATGTATGAGGCAACAAGTCATCCTCAGCATCTAACATTCCTCTTACTAGCTACACTGTTAGCTtaagcattagccttagctcatctgaaggggcagcttCAGTCTCTTAAACCTCTTTATTGTACAGGGATATTGCTTTACATGCATTCGATTACACATACGTAAGggtattcatttttattttttggttcagattgcttcatcatATACTCCTTGCTGACGTGTGACACAATGGTCCATCTTGCTGGAAGTCACCTTCTGTTAACTCACCATCATCCAGCAGATTCACAAACTGTTAAGAAACAGCCAGGTACACGTTGGTGTTCACAGTGGCGTCAAAGAAAATGGGGCTTAAGATGCGCAACCAAGACACTGCAGACCACACACCGACTTTTTGAGCATGGAGCATTTTTGCTCCATACACTGACGAGCACATTGCATGTTGCTTGGTTCAGATTGCTCGTCCTGGAGAGTTATCACAggatattcggggcctctttcttTTTATGAAAATCTGCTACTTTAATGACGAATGGCTAAATGATTTCTATAACTAATCGCTACATGGTCATGTCTTTTAGGAGGTTTTTCACAGACTCAAAATGCTGATATAAAAAAGAGTACTttgagagatgctccaaagcctGTCGTTGGCTGCTGATCTTGTGTGTCTCCTCTGTGAGAGAGTTTCGCTCGTCTGCACAACGCTGCCTGAAGGAGTCCAGCATCAGCTCCCTCAGCCTGTTCTCCTCATACATCTCCCAGTGCCTGCCCACGTTCTGCTCTactcagacacagacacacagagagagagagagacagagacagagagagacacagacacacagagagagagacagagagagacagagagagagacagagagagagacagagagagagagacagagacagagacagagagagagacagagacagagacagagagacagagagagagacagagacagagagacagagacagagacagagacagagacagagagagagacagagagagagagagagagagagagagagagagagagagagagagagagagagagagagagagagagagatacatttTAATCAATGGTTGATAAATATTATTGGAAACTAGCAATGCATACCAACCAACATTTATTTCATCTcagagaacattgagggtgaccctcatttacaatgctGCTGATTTACACATCAGAAAGTATCTATTGACTCATTTTTTCCTGcaaaacaaaactttgtttATCTCTCTTTAACCTTTTTACTGAAGCATAACAAAACTGTTCTGGAAGGAAGCCAATctacataaaaaaatgttttggtctTATATTTACAGGTTTAACTGATGCTTATGAGTGCATTCCAGCGTTCCAAGCAACATTCAAATAAAGACTTCATTCTtacatatgcaaaaatttgaaaaCCCCTTGTCTAATGACATactgtgttgattttctaagtgaaagtcaATTAACAcctcttctacagagaacatgcttaaatgtggcatttttatgcaattttcagtgcacaatttgtatttatttgctgatttaaaACACTAACTGTCCATTAAAGTGTGCTCTCTGGTGAGAATgtcaacttatttttacttagaaaaatcaaacataatTGACCAGGGTTACCTAAACCATTGCATATGACTATACATACTAAACATGCTTTTAACCCAGAGAGATTTACAATGATATGTTAATCTAATGCACTATCCAACCATTCCTAAGAATGAAACCACTGACaaaatcattaaataaataaagacacttCTCTTGTGGAATGAGAAATCAATGCCTTTTGGTATCTTATCAGTCTAAAGTGGGTTTAACACATTAAAGAACACCAATACTGATATAAAACATATCAATACTTAGTCCTCAATACTATATCAATACTTAGGCCTGTGTATCAACATTTTTAAACTCCCAACACTGTGACACTATGTTATATCGATTTTTGTTCCCCATCCCTACTATTTTTAAACCTGAAATAACGTGACGGCTCCAGCGAGAGAGGAGaagtgagacagagagcaatTAAAATCAATTCCTCACCTTCATTAGCAAGCTGCTCCTCTGCCGTGCTAATCTTCTGGTCTAACTGAGTGAGCTCAGCCTGCAGTTCCTCTATCTCCCTCTGCAAGTCCACACGCTGAGCATCTTTATTCTGGCCCTCCACCTGCTTCAGCTGCACAAACACAACACTTTAATCCTTTAAAGCAACCAAAGAACTGATCTAAGATTCATGTAGCAGCAGACAGGCATTGTGGCCGTGTGAGAATCTGTGACAAAGAGGCCAGGGCCCACACTCATACTTTTCAGAGTAAGAGCGCTCACCTAGAATGTATGCAAGAGGTGGAGCAATGCATACGTTTTGAGGGTTAATAGGGTAGGACTGCTCGATTTGTGCATAGCTAGGCACATTTATGTAAAGAAACACCCCCAAATCTATGGATGCTTTCAAGTCTAGATTAAAAACCTGTTTTTATCCATTAAATTTTGGTCTTGCAAACTGATTGTTGCTGTATCTTTGTTTTGTTATACATCAGATGTTGTCCTATACTGTCCTTTTAAACGTGTTCTCCTTGTAcagctttataaataaatacttactTACAAAGGGCTATATATGGTAAACAGCATCTCTTTAGAAGGGCCCAGCATCCTCCAGTTAttacttgaattgaattgagaaccatttgtctctgtgtttgcacattgTGAagttagacctctgcatttaacccatccatgcagtgaaacatccacacacatgcacactagtgaacacacacactagggggcagcgagcacacttgcccagagcagtgggaagccctatccacggcacccacagagcaattgggggttaggtgccttgctcaagggcacttcagtcatggactgtcagccaaggggatcgaaacggcaaccttccggtcacagggctggttcactaacctccagcccacgactgccctgtcAGGGTCGGCGTTACCGCTACTGACCCCTGATGGGTCGGCGTTACCGCTACTGACCCCTGATGGGTCGGCGTTACCGCTACTGACCCCTGATGGGTCGGCGTTACCGCTACAGAGCACTGATGGGTCGGCGTTACCGCTACAGAGCACTGATGGGTCGGCGTTACCGCTACAGAGCACTGATGGGTCGGCGTTACCGCTACAGAGCACTGATGGGTCGGCGTTACCGCTACAGAGCACTGATGGGTCGGCGTTACCGCTACAGAGCACTGATGGGTCGGCGTTACCGCTACAGAGCACTGATGGGTCGGCGTTACCGCTACAGGGCACTGATGGGTCGGCGTTACCGCTACAGAGCACTGATGGGTCGGCGTTACCGCTACAGAGCACTGATGGGTCGGCGTTACCGCTACAGAGCACTGATGGGTCggcgttactgctattgagcGCTGACTGCTTGTCATTACTACTCCTGATTGTTGAATGGTCAGTAAGCGGATAAGCTCAGTGGCTCAGTGAAGCGGTTCACACCAACTGATGTCATGAACATGAACAGATTTAACTAAGCCTGTAGAAACAGATTAGCAATAGAGAAGGTGCTTCACACACACTTTGAATACACCTCAGACAtcttattttacatatttaaatgtgatctATGACTATAATAGTGTGTAACTATTTCAAatttcagtcacacacactttctaagccgcttctccctcagggtcgcggggggtgctggaacctatcccagcggtcattgggtggaaggcaggatacaacctggacaggtcgccaatccatcacagggcagacagacaatcactcacacactcacacctaggggcattgcagcacatccaattggcctcaCTGCATGTCTTCGGACAGCGGGAGGAAACccgagaacccggaggaaccccacgcagacacagggagaacatgcaaactccacacagaaaggaccgtggtcgcccggccagggaatcaaacccaggtccTCCTTACTGTTaggcgatagcgctacccactgcgccaatGTGCCGCCCCAAATAGTTATAGTTAcacataattaataaaaatgagacTCAAAATCTTGGATCCTTTTTCTACTCTTTCTCTgagacacagtaaatacagggCCAGatatttccattcaaaatgagcaaagcTTCCCCCACTTACCTCTTTGTCCTGCAAAATTTTGTACctttgaaatgaaaacattaaggGAAAAAACACTGTGATTGGGTGCCATTATAATAAACATCTCAGTACCAAAGAGAAAAATCAGAATATTTCCAGTTCCATGTAACTGTGCACAACACAAACAGATGTTCGCCAGTGAGGATAACAAAGACCATCACTGTCATCAATATATACTTGTTACACAGCATGACGCTGAGAAAAAGGATACCATTGGAGATTTCCTCGCATAACTCTCACATTCCTGCAGGAAAAATAAAGACAAGACTGAAACTGATAAGGCCTTTGTGAGTTTGAGGGACCACGTGCTTTATTTTTCTAGTGATATATTTGGTTTTCTACTTTATTCACAATGCAATCAGGGCTGACAGTTCAAATCATAAAGCATCTGCAATCAATTAAAGGTTTTGACTACTTAACTCACCTCTCATGGTAAACATGCTGTATGACATACTTCCAAATTGAAGCTCCGGAACCAACACACAGCCTAATAAACAATCAAAGGAATGAAAATATTCATGGAAATGCCTCATGAGGTTTTACAGCACAACAGCAACCTAATGTCGTGAGCAACGATGATTGATCTTCTCCAGAAAAtcatctacacacttaaaaagatgtcAAGGGTGCTTTGTAAATGGAAGGGCTCTATTTAGAGTCATGAGTTCTTTAGAGAACGATCTGCATGCTTAACTTGTTCTTTGtgtgatgaaatggttcttagtTTGATAGAGAacgtgttgtgtatggttctatacaaaaaccttttgaaaatggttctagataccACCAAAAAGGTTTTGTCTATTGTTACTAGCATGacaatagatactaaataacaGATTTACATTTTCGGCAcgtggcagacgctcttatccagagcaacttacaatttgagtacttttatacaggtaggtgaaggtggtgttaggagtcttgcccagggactcttattggtatagtgtagggtgcttacccaggcaggggattgaaccccagtctacagtgtagaaggcaaaggtgttaaccactacactaaccaacagagatcagcagaaccctttttggtgctgcacaGAACCGTTTTCGAAATGGTTCTACACGgaaccatacacacacaaaacaatagCTCTCCAAAGGTTGGTTAGTAAAGTCCAGCTCTAtcatacagcaccaaaaatggttcttttattgttaaaagCCTGACATCATACaaagccatttccaaaaaagttgagacgttgtgaaaaactttaataaaaacaaaatgcagtgacgCGCAAATCGTTTAAACCCTGTACTATTGTCAGCGAAATATAAAGACAAGAAACCAAATGTCGAAGCGGTGAAATACAGGGGTTAAGTGATTTGCCCATCATtggactttgtttatatttacattttgcacagcaactCAACTTTtatggaaatggggttgtaaaatcagcagaaatctttctgttttcacacacaactttctgcatcaatctgaaaaaccacaTCACCtcgaaaagaaccatttaatcacgaGACGGTTCTTTCCAGAACTCTATAGAGAACCACcacctttattaaagaacactgaagaaccatctattttaagagcAGAGAACTCAGAAAAGCGAAGATCAGTGTTCCTTCAGCCGAGGTACTCACGTTTTGATGTAGCTGTCGTGCGGGAGTTTGTGAAGGGGGAAGTCCAGCTCCTCGGTCGCCCAGCGCTTCACCTCCTGAAGCAGACTCGCCATTTCACCCCCAGCTGGAGTCAGGAGGGCAGGTTACCGATAACAAAGCCGAGTCTCTGCCCTCAGAAACACCACCGGGGTCAGACTTCAGTCGCTGTCTGCCCGACTCTCACGAGGCTGAAGCGGGTTTCTTAGTGGAATTGtccgttacaccttaaatggtgcggcagctGCAgtatttaaggcggaacggacAATTCTAGCGAATGTTATTAGCAATCTGGCTAACGGAGCTAAATGCCTGTTACTTGTTGATTCCAACGCACCAAAATACGCTAATGAACCGTGTGCGGCCTGCCGTGTGAAACAGTGTCACAGTTATATCGAGTCAGCTGTATGAAGTTTTTAAAAGAGCtgaatgtttttcttcagcGAAGTTTAAAGATTTTCCTACTTCATCCGCTTCAAATCTCACCCACTTCCCGCCGCAGCCGCACTTCCGCTGACGTAGAAACGTTTGAGTTCTGCGTGATGACGTACACAAACAAttattaaaatacacacaatagattatttttacaatatgatatatatatatcatattgtaaaaataatctattgtgtgtattttaaccacctccttgttagtgttagagtgtgttgcgctggtctgagtggatcagacgcagcagtgctgctggagtttttacacctcagtgtcgctgctggactgagaatcgtccaccaacccagaacatccagccagcagcgtcctgtgaccgctgatgaaggactagaggatgaccaggcTGTGCAGCAGCCGGTGAGCCGTCGACAGTTCATGCAGGAGGTCACAGAAGAACCCAGATGAAAATATGAAGACCTGCAGGCCTCGCTTGCCTCAGTTGAGGTCACTGTACTCGATTCCACGATAAGAAATACACTGGGCAGAAATGGCGCTCAGAGGAGAGCTGCAAGGcgcaaaccactgctgagcaaacAGAACGAGAAGGATCGTCTtgcatttgccaaaaacaaaaaaacatctggATGACCCTCCACACTTTTGGGACAATATTCTGTGGACTAATTCTTCatacatcacaatatgcaaaagtttgaatacccctGAACAATTTCGCGCTTTCTTGATTAAATATGCTGTTGTATCCTAGGTGATGCTAGACTATTGCAGTGGTATCCCAGGGAGTGGTTAATgtgttgctaggatgttgcaaCGTTATCCCAGGCCggtactaaggtgttgcttggccattgctatggtaccCCATGTAGTTGCTACggtgttgctaagcagtttCTATTACATCTAAAgaggttgctaagatgttgcaaTGCTTGTCCTGTGGTTGCTTCggtgttgctgtggtatcccagctGTAAGGGGTTGCTAAGCATTGCAGTCTCCCCcgtagttgctatggtattgtTATGCAGTTTCAATGATGTccaaagtggttgctatgggCTGTTAGGCTGTTGCAAAGGTTTTCttgtggttactaaggtgttgctgtggtattccagatagttgctaaggtgttgcttggccataGCTATGGTATCCAACATGTTTGCTGCAGTGCACTTTCTATGATATCCAAattggttactaaggtgttgctatggtttTTCTATTATGGCTAAGGTGTCGCTAGGCTGTTCCAGTAGTATCCCAGGCGGTTGCTATTGTGTAGCAATGATATCCCAgggggttgctaaggtgctgctaggctgtTCCTGTTTTCCTTTGGAATGTAAGTATATATAATACCCCCCCCATCCCACCCTTACCCACACTCGTAGATATAATAGAGAACAAACTCAGTgaatgtgatgtaatttattactttttaacaaGGCATAAATACAGTAGTGTTGTCATGTAAGCCAGTTGACCTCATCCATATTAAAACATTCAATGACACTAACTCACTCCAGCAATGACTTCCTagcaaatacatacacacacatacacatcacaTTATCCATAGCATACCATTATTAAATAACCCTCTCCTTTGTTAGGCCATTAACTTAATGTATACATTTTGACTGTAAAGCACTGATGTATTTTCTCACATAGTCTCAAGCAAGCGCAACACTCTAACTAACAACGTCGCACAAGGGTGACAGGATATGTGAAACTTTCTGGCATCAGACAAACAAATAGCTCCACCTCATTTTGAACAGCGTCACAAGACCAGACACAGTGAATCTGCCTGGACCCTCTGTCAGCGTTCTTTACAGCAGGGTTATAAATTGTCAATTGCACACGACTGGAAGTGACAAGCACTGAAGCTGCTGTTGCTGGGGCCGTGGAAGTGTGGTGTCGCTGTGGTTACTTCTGCTCACGTCTCCAGATGATGACCATGCCCGTTGCATCAGATGAGGCCAGCAGGCTCTCGTCACAGTTGAAGCTGACATCCAGCACAGGGCCGCTGTGACCCTGCAGCTTGTTTACGATGGCCTTAGTGTTGCGCTCCACGTCGAAGAAATAGACACAAGCATCTTCACTGCCGGTCACTGAAACAGGGCAGAGTATTAAACACATTAACTGACCGAGCACAGGTGACGCAAACACATGGTATAGATCATGAAACAAGCTTAATTAACCAGAAGACATTTGTCAAAAGTCAAAATACGAGATGATTTC harbors:
- the haus5 gene encoding HAUS augmin-like complex subunit 5, with the protein product MASLLQEVKRWATEELDFPLHKLPHDSYIKTLCVGSGASIWKYVIQHVYHERNVRVMRGNLQWYKILQDKELKQVEGQNKDAQRVDLQREIEELQAELTQLDQKISTAEEQLANEEQNVGRHWEMYEENRLRELMLDSFRQRCADERNSLTEETHKISSQRQALEHLSKKAEVKLVFGSSDSGNTGAAAEPLVLRDVRELCSERVLFFQTLQESALKAASSEFTPDQRNAAYQHWLSAVEGLLRFHPPNQVLLALQTLASKQQTALEEKTATLDVERDVSALGFRYESNHLLDVTMEEEEDLPPVSCLLQSAWEDVEQCYMQLAEVRSRARQLHVELGDLTKQAKLRILGQDDDAEPIARNAFELEVQTVRQAAVRDSVREQCAQLQLQNQERHEALRSLQAQWQSIMDFRQLVDIRQEQIRSLIKGNSTIKTELTHVHSELRQFVQEKLSPQFGDVVRAAVGLRNSVSQEAKQFNLVSLAALDRRVVDGERIPVDHLSLYRVNSPALHTIRCSLSTPMCMAAEELCSRTVSQRLELRFLRRLLQLHSDSLADMQRQTAQLPAPSQQALLQRVKAEDAEVLQALLPRVQELTQRCSKGLTYGNQVSTAIAHWWEQPGQFALPEKKWEGLTFQQWLQRWKLATKRL